The Alphaproteobacteria bacterium genome includes the window ATAAATAATCAAAAGGGTGGTGGCAATAATAACCATAACAACTGCAAGAATTCGCATTTCTTGTGTTAAGAACGACTCTTTAAAAGCTGGCAAACCAAAAAAAATGCCAATCATCATAGAACCAACAAAAAAGAATATAAACGTTGCCAGAAATTCAGACACGTAATGCCAAAATCGGATCATAGGATGAGCCGTTTTAAGTTTCATGACATTCCCCCTTTTTTTATTTTTAATTACCTTCTTTAAATATTGTGTCATAAATATTTGACTTTACAAACTATAATTTGTCAGGCATTAAGAAAAAGATCGAATCATCCTGGAGAATAAAATGATTGCTAAACGTCTTATTGACCAAAACATAAATTTGCCAAAAGTTTCAGCGCCTGTTGCTAATTATTTGCCTGTAACCCAAAGTGGTAATATTGTGTATATTTCAGGCCAACTTCCTTTTTGGGAAGGTGAGAAAAAGTTTTTAGGTAAAGTGGGTCACACAATTACAATCGAGCAAGCCCAAGAAGCAGCACGCTTATGTGGTCTTAATATCATCGCGCAACTTGATTATCATCTTAAAGGTAATTTGGATAAAGTTGTTCGTTGTTTGAAAATTGGTGGTTTTGTTAATGCAATACCAGACTTTGCAGATCATCCTGTCGTTTTAAATGGCGCATCCAACCTTATGGTTGAAATCTTCG containing:
- a CDS encoding RidA family protein — encoded protein: MIAKRLIDQNINLPKVSAPVANYLPVTQSGNIVYISGQLPFWEGEKKFLGKVGHTITIEQAQEAARLCGLNIIAQLDYHLKGNLDKVVRCLKIGGFVNAIPDFADHPVVLNGASNLMVEIFGEKGKHARFAMGAASLPFNVAVEVEAMFEVLL